The DNA sequence ACGCCCAGTAAATGGACCACAACACCATATAACCGGCGATGGCACCGATCACGGCATCGGCGAGCGGTACAAACTGGTGTGACAGATTGAGTAATAAACCTACCCAGAGCAGGGGGAGGGTTAATTGATCCGGCAGCAATAACTTATCGAAGTCGATAAAAGTGAGTGCCAGCAAAATCCAGGTCAGCAGCAGTGCGCCGGCCAGTGCCCAGCCGGGCGGATAATAGAAAGCGACCGTGACGGACGCCAGTGCACACAGCAGCTCTACCAGCGGGTAGCGGGCGCTGATGGGGTGCTGGCATGAACTGCAGCGGCCTTTGAGAAATAACCAGCTCAGTAACGGGATATTTTCCAGTGCCGTGATCTGATGGCCGCAATGCGGGCAGGCGGAACGCGGCAGAAACAGGTTATAAGGTTCAGTTTGTGCCGGGGGATTGTCACCTTCTGCAAAATAATCCTGATATTCCTGTCGCCAGCTGCGTTCCAGCATGATGGGCAGACGATGGATCAGTACATTCAGAAAGCTGCCAACCAGCAATGAAAACAGACCCAGCAGGAAAAAATATAGCCAGGCGTACTGGCTATAAAGCATAAAAATCAGATCCATGAATAACCACTAAATTATTTAATAACGCTGCCAAGTTTAAAGATAGGCAGATACATGGCGATAACCATACCGCCGACCAAAACACCCAATACCACCATGAGTAACGGTTCAATCAGGCTGGAGAGGGCATCCACTGCATCATCCACCTGCTGTTCATAGATACCGGCGACTTTGGAGAGCATATCATCCAGCGAGCCCGATTCCTCACCGATCATGATCATCTGGATCACCATTTCCGGAAACACGTTGGTGGTGCGCATGGCAACGTTCATCTGCATACCTGACATCACCTCGTTACGGACACTCATGATGGCGTGACGGTATACCGCATTGCCGGAGGAACCGGCGGCGGCGATTAGGCCGTCAATCAGTGGCAGGCCTGCAGCGAAAGTGGTGGAAAGGGTCCGGGCATAACGGGCCAGTGCGGCTTTTTGCAAAATAATGCCGACAATCGGCAGTTTCAGGATGAACTTATCGGTAGCATCACGGACGGACTCCATGCGCCGGTAGGAGTGAACATAGACAAAAATCAGGGCGACCAGGCCACCAAAAACATAGTACCAGTAGCTCTGCAATATATTGGACAGTGTAATAACCATGCGGGTAAACGCGGGGAGTTCAGCGCCAAAGCTTTTGAAAATCTTATCGAATTCAGGTATCACAAAGATCAAAAGAATAGCCGAAACCACCAGTGCGACAAAGATAACGGTTGCCGGATAAAACATGGCTTTTTTGATTTTGGATTTCAGGGCTTCGGCTTTTTCCCGGTAGATGGCAATCCGGTCAAATATTGCATCCAGCGCGCCGGACTGTTCACCGGATGCCACCAGATCACAATAGAGATCATCAAAATAACGCGGGAACTGACGTAATGCCTTGGATGGCGGAGTGCCGGTTTCAATATCCGCACAGATCGTGGACAGCATTTCCCGCATCGGGCGTTTTTCATGGCTGCTGGCGAGCAAGCGCAGTGTCTGCACGAGTGGTACCCCGGCAGTGAGCATGGTGGCAATCTGGCGGGTTAATACCGCAATATCCATTGCTTTGATGGTTTGCGTATAGCGGGTGACAATGGATTCCTGATGTTTGCTTATTTTCTGAACTACGACTCCCTGGCGGATCAGATCGGCTTTGACCTGAGCCAGCGTTTCCCCTTTCATCTCACCGGACACTTTCTGACCACGGCGGTTCACACCGCGCCAGACAAATGCGTGATAGACCTTAGGTTTGTTTGCCGTTGCAGCGGCGGAGGATTGTTGAGCCACGGCCATAATGATTCTTCCTTAAAATTATATGCAGGTCACGCGGTTGACTTCGGCCAGACTGGTGACGCCGGCCCGTGCTTTCTCCAGACCGGAACGGTAGAGCGTCACCATGCCTTCATTGACCGCCGTTTCGGCG is a window from the Tolumonas auensis DSM 9187 genome containing:
- a CDS encoding prepilin peptidase codes for the protein MDLIFMLYSQYAWLYFFLLGLFSLLVGSFLNVLIHRLPIMLERSWRQEYQDYFAEGDNPPAQTEPYNLFLPRSACPHCGHQITALENIPLLSWLFLKGRCSSCQHPISARYPLVELLCALASVTVAFYYPPGWALAGALLLTWILLALTFIDFDKLLLPDQLTLPLLWVGLLLNLSHQFVPLADAVIGAIAGYMVLWSIYWAFKLLTGKEGMGYGDFKLLAALGAWLGWQSLPLILILSSCVGAILGITLVVMRRHQQSKPMPFGPYLAIAGWIALLWGEQLTNWYLGLLS
- a CDS encoding type II secretion system F family protein; the protein is MAVAQQSSAAATANKPKVYHAFVWRGVNRRGQKVSGEMKGETLAQVKADLIRQGVVVQKISKHQESIVTRYTQTIKAMDIAVLTRQIATMLTAGVPLVQTLRLLASSHEKRPMREMLSTICADIETGTPPSKALRQFPRYFDDLYCDLVASGEQSGALDAIFDRIAIYREKAEALKSKIKKAMFYPATVIFVALVVSAILLIFVIPEFDKIFKSFGAELPAFTRMVITLSNILQSYWYYVFGGLVALIFVYVHSYRRMESVRDATDKFILKLPIVGIILQKAALARYARTLSTTFAAGLPLIDGLIAAAGSSGNAVYRHAIMSVRNEVMSGMQMNVAMRTTNVFPEMVIQMIMIGEESGSLDDMLSKVAGIYEQQVDDAVDALSSLIEPLLMVVLGVLVGGMVIAMYLPIFKLGSVIK